The genomic stretch tccccaaaaaaacaaaaacaaggaaTAATAATCggaaaaaatgctttaaaaaaacgAAAAGTTTTGctgaaaaaagattgaaataaaaacccTAACATCCCAAAACTAGACTCGTACTTTAATAATTTATGAGAGTATTTTTAGTTAATAGCGGTTTAGTGAAAACCTAAGCTGTTTGACTTATCAAATAAGAGAAATTCTAAACCAAAATTACCAATTGCTTAGAAACAAACTGTCGGTTGAGTCATTAATCAGTCTTAATAACACATATTTTAGCTTcattattatctaaaaaatgacaaattaaaaggaaaaaaaagggtcaGAGAGGAGACAGATGAATCGTTTCTATCTTTTAcatcaatgtttttttgtgCTGCACCATGCAGCACGATTGAGTTTTCGTCGCTTTCAAATTTCTAGCTccctatgtatatatattttagagctATCTCCAGCTATAAATACACTATGCAAATCCCGAAGTCCAGGTGTTAAACTGCAGAGTCTTGAAATCGCCGACATCACCCTCCTTCATCCATTCGAGCggcttgtttttcttcttcaatttcatctgtAAAGCACGCATCTTCAAGCGTTCCTAAAGTATGGAAGAAGCGCTTAGAAGGCTCGACGGAATATCGAGCCATACACTAGAAACCATCCTACACGAGCCCATCATCTCGGATCTCCAGAAGAAATCTGCACCTGCCAACACCGCTAGCACCGCAACAAACAAAAGGTCACTGAAAGAAAGTGGTGGTACTGGTGGGAACATGAGGTACCGTGGCGTCCGCAGGAGGCCATGGGGTCGTTATGCAGCCGAGATAAGGGATCCTCAGTCCAAGGAACGGCGGTGGCTTGGCACTTTTGACACCGCTGAGGAAGCTGCTTGTGCCTATGATTATGCAGCTCTAGCAATGCGTGGTCTCAAGGCTCGGACTAATTTCGTGTACCCAGATGCTCATTCTGCAACACCTGACCCTGCTCATAACTTGCTCCCTCCGTTTACTTTCTCAAATTCATCTCATCTGCCCCCTCGCCACTATACTATATCCTCTTCAAATTGCTCTTCTCTCGGTCACCCTCATGTTGGTGACCTCTCTGCTGGTGGGTCTCCACCGCATAGGAGTACTAGTGACAGTATTGCTGGTACTTCTCTGAATATGCTTTTTCTCCGTGATTTCATTCACTCCCCTTCAGGTTCGTCGTCTCATAATCATCCCCAACCTTTTTCTGATCACTCTCCATGCATCAATGGGTCCTCCAATTCTGATCCTAGCAATTTCTTAGGTGGTTATTTGGTGAATCCTTCCATTAACACTATTTCTAGTTCATTTAATATCTCTTTAGGAGACTCAACTGTCACTACTCTACCGCACATGGAGTTTCATCAGAATTATAGTACTCCTGGAGACCTGAAAAGGCCCGACGCTAAAGCTGAAGA from Populus alba chromosome 8, ASM523922v2, whole genome shotgun sequence encodes the following:
- the LOC118038075 gene encoding ethylene-responsive transcription factor ESR1, with protein sequence MEEALRRLDGISSHTLETILHEPIISDLQKKSAPANTASTATNKRSLKESGGTGGNMRYRGVRRRPWGRYAAEIRDPQSKERRWLGTFDTAEEAACAYDYAALAMRGLKARTNFVYPDAHSATPDPAHNLLPPFTFSNSSHLPPRHYTISSSNCSSLGHPHVGDLSAGGSPPHRSTSDSIAGTSLNMLFLRDFIHSPSGSSSHNHPQPFSDHSPCINGSSNSDPSNFLGGYLVNPSINTISSSFNISLGDSTVTTLPHMEFHQNYSTPGDLKRPDAKAEELEFFPQEPSDSGLLQEIIQGFFPKHSSDKIASSESSGELIAAPTSEIVSVNQSLDGSRRGMKKYFVKNEHHDPYLGHQGIRSGQLIEGCYSGVSSHELPHCNEMPLINHQMGPDSILDDTFQYPDRMSAFAARFQNV